Sequence from the Chelonoidis abingdonii isolate Lonesome George chromosome 1, CheloAbing_2.0, whole genome shotgun sequence genome:
gtcgatttccgtccacgacgaaccctaatccgagttatcactttcgaatttagcgctactcctctcgtctgggaggagttccgaaatcgatttaaggagccgtttaactcgatattaatgacgacgtcgtgtgaacgggtacagcgttaaatctgGTATAAAATCGCCATTAAACCGatatttaaagtcgcagtgtagacctggctcaGAGTCTTTAATATATTCAAAATCACAGTCTCTATGAACATCAGTTGTAAGAACTAAGTGCTCAGCCGCGTTAGTCCTATGTGCAAGTATTATAAAATGAGGAACACAGATTATGGCAACATGTGAAACCATTTGGTTGAACATGAACTGCCCACATACAGTATACACTTATTTGATACATGAGAACGATGCCAATTCTCTAAGCGGCAGAATTTCAAAACTGCCTTAAATCAATAAAACCAGTACTATGATCTTGTTCCCTGTCACTCCCCTGCTTCATTCATCTCCAACACCTTCCAGATACATCCCATACAAAATGAATGCAAGGAGTTCCTAAAAACAAATGCCACGTTTTCTCTCCACGCACAGCTCCTTGATGTCATCAATTGAGAGCACAGTTTCATTATGGCTACCTTATGACTGATGACGTTTGAAAATGtattgatcatgtaattaaagactatctcAGGTAATGCGTGCACACAAGGGTGCTGAGATTGCATAGACAACGCAACAAGCTTTTAAGTCATTAGCTCACTTTGACCAGTCAACTATCAGACTGTTGTGGACATTAAAATGGGACTGTTTCTTACTAGTGGTAAATGCAATATGACAGTGGAGGCCTTCAATGGCCTTCCTTTTGAGGATGCCACGCTAAATCTGGGGTGGGAGAAGTCATGTTAAACTGACAATCTGAAAGGAATTCCACTTGGGCCCaaaagtgacacatttttacAGCGAAGACTGAATTTGAGGCTTTTTTAGATTAGAGGCAGGAGATTTTCATGAGAGCTTCAACTGAAGAAAGCAAGGCCTGGGATATATCTGAAGGAACTTGAACAGACATGAGCACTCATTACGCCTCAGTAGCTTTATGAAATGACATTAGAACCCCATTTGGACTTCCTTGTCATTAGCCAGTATTCAATTCCTGCACTGTCGTATCATGCAAGACAGTAAGGGAAATGAAAGACTGTGATCCTGCCTTCATTAATAgtgctcctgggaccccaagatggacctaattggggaggatcctgttgtctgtgcctgcaagacctgtcttggactgtgttcctgtcgtccaaATAAACCTTcggctttactggctggctgagagtcacagtgaatcgcgggaagccgggggtgcagggccctgactcccccacactccgtgacagatgTAAATTATATGTGGCCATCCATGAAACAGAAAAGGCTGTTGGTGAGTAAGTAGAAGGTTGTACAAAATTAGTGGACTAGTACTGTATAAGGCAGAGATGAAATGCTCCTAAGTGGCTCATTGAGGCATGCCTTGAACTCTGGATAAGACCTTGTAATGAAATCTTCTAAAGATTACCAGCGTTCACCCAAATATTCACTGCTTTGAATAACTCAAATATTCAAAACCTAGAAGGCAAATAATAACTACACAcatatcattattattatgaATTATAAATGATTTTTCAGCCACTCTCCTCATTATTAGAGGGACCAGCTCATGCTTTTAaaacacataataaataaataataataattaataataatgcctaTTGCTTGTATCAGTAGCTCTCCGAGcattttattgtctttttctttAACGTTGCTCCCCTTTCAGCACCCCTGGGAGACTGGGCAGTGCCACCATTCCCATTGTAAGGATGgagaacagaggcacaaagaggctaagtgacttgcccaaggtcacagaggaaagtCACTGTGGACCAAGAAATTAGACCCAGGTTTTCTATGTCCTCGGCCAGTACCTGAACCACAAGACCAGCCTACCCTTCACTTGGGGATGGCAATGCGGCCTTAGCACAAAATGGTTCCTAACTGGGAGCTGAGCAGCTCTGAGAAGCTGGCTACTTGATGAGTTGCCAAATCATAGCTGTTTGGTGCAGATCTCCTTGGAAAACTTACCCCTTTGTTCTTTTTGGTACAAGATGCACTGGGATGGTTATCCACAAAAAACAAGATGATGTAAAGAACTCACTCCCCCCGTTTACTGTTAAAAACCCCCTCCCAACGTTTAAATTCTGAGAATAAATCTTCCTGTGTAACATCCTCGTAAAGGCCTTTTTCACCTCcgtgttcctcaggctgtagatcaggGGGTTCAATATGGGGATCACAAgggtataaaacaaagaaatgatttTGTCGTGGTCCATGAGGTACTTTGAACTGGGCCGTAAATACATGAAAGAGCCTGTTCTGTAGAAGACGGTGATGGCTGCCAGGTGGGAGgcacaggtggagaaggctttgcgTTGGCTCTTGGCAGAGTTGATCCTTAGGATAGTTACAACAATGTATATGTAGGAGATGAGGATGATCAAGATAGTAGGTATTACCACCACAGTGGCACAGGTGAAATGAACAATGGCTGTAATGCGGGTGTCAGAGCAGGACAGTTTCAGGATCGGGGACacatcacagaagaaatggttgatGACGTTTGAGTTGCAGAAGGACAAACGGAATATAAATATAGATTGAACAATTGCATTCACGCAGCTCACTAGGTAGgaccccagcaccagcagcatgCAAAACCGCTTGGACATGACGACAGTGTAGAGCAATGGGTTGCAGATGGCCATAAAGCGATCGTACGCCATGAGGTAACATTCACAGGACAATGCGATGCGTAGGAAGAATTGCAGAGCACACCCAGAGAACAAAATGACTTTTCTCACTGATATTAAAGTAATCAGTATGCTGGAAGTGATGATGGTGGCGGAGCTGACATTTAAGAGAGCTAGGTTGCTGATgaaaaagtacatgggggtgtgaagctGGGAGTCAGTTCTGATTAAGGTGACCAAAGTGAGGTTCCCCACTAGGATCAGCATGTAGATCAGCAGAAACATCACAAGNNNNNNNNNNNNNNNNNNNNNNNNNNNNNNNNNNNNNNNNNNNNNNNNNNNNNNNNNNNNNNNNNNNNNNNNNNNNNNNNNNNNNNNNNNNNNNNNNNNNNNNNNNNNNNNNNNNNNNNNNNNNNNNNNNNNNNNNNNNNNNNNNNNNNNNNNNNNNNNNNNNNNNNNNNNNNNNNNNNNNNNNNNNNNNNNNNNNNNNNNNNNNNNNNNNNNNNNNNNNNNNNNNNNNNNNNNNNNNNNNNNNNNNNNNNNNNNNNNNNNNNNNNNNNNNNNNNNNNNNNNNNNNNNNNNNNNNNNNNNNNNNNNNNNNNNNNNNNNNNNNNNNNNNNNNNNNNNNNNNNNNNNNNNNNNNNNNNNNNNNNNNNNNNNNNNNNNNNNNNNNNNNNNNNNNNNNNNNNNNNNNNNNNNNNNNNNNNNNNNNNNNNNNNNN
This genomic interval carries:
- the LOC116820614 gene encoding olfactory receptor 5AR1-like, yielding MFLLIYMLILVGNLTLVTLIRTDSQLHTPMYFFISNLALLNVSSATIITSSILITLISVRKVILFSGCALQFFLRIALSCECYLMAYDRFMAICNPLLYTVVMSKRFCMLLVLGSYLVSCVNAIVQSIFIFRLSFCNSNVINHFFCDVSPILKLSCSDTRITAIVHFTCATVVVIPTILIILISYIYIVVTILRINSAKSQRKAFSTCASHLAAITVFYRTGSFMYLRPSSKYLMDHDKIISLFYTLVIPILNPLIYSLRNTEVKKAFTRMLHRKIYSQNLNVGRGFLTVNGGSEFFTSSCFLWITIPVHLVPKRTKG